The Andrena cerasifolii isolate SP2316 chromosome 14, iyAndCera1_principal, whole genome shotgun sequence genome contains a region encoding:
- the LOC143376228 gene encoding uncharacterized protein LOC143376228: MRSVARYRQPRPTTLSASLFIVLAVFVTGVRGLSNVSIDIPLAVAAGTTVNMSCRYDLQSDTLYTVKWYKGSEFFRYVPKEMPPIAVFGELGAKVVTNRSDAYRVVLKDVQPNHTGKYRCEVSGDSPSFNTVLVYGYMHVASLPNGDPQVRVEKRRYAVGDTVRGNCTVPSANPPANVTWTVNGVPVNASFITNITGKLGDNQQIMTIAGLDFEIVPDSFSNGRLHIICHANVFHLYTRQADVFSIEERPRLESVLGTREYSYIGSATKHIEGWFYFNLAITLLLSNLR, encoded by the exons GGGTTCGTGGACTTAGCAATGTATCCATCGATATTCCATTGGCCGTAGCAGCTGGCACCACCGTCAATATGAGCTGCAGATACGATCTACAATCAGACACTTTGTACACGGTGAAATGGTACAAGGGTTCTGAATTTTTTCGATACGTCCCGAAAGAGATGCCGCCGATCGCTGTTTTCGGAGAATTGGGTGCCAAAGTTGTC ACGAATCGAAGCGATGCCTACCGAGTGGTTCTGAAGGATGTGCAGCCAAATCATACTGGCAAATACCGTTGCGAGGTCTCCGGTGATTCGCCTTCGTTTAACACTGTACTAGTTTATGGTTACATGCACGTGGCCA GTCTCCCGAACGGCGATCCCCAGGTAAGAGTCGAGAAGAGGCGCTACGCGGTTGGCGACACTGTGCGAGGGAACTGCACCGTCCCTTCGGCAAATCCACCAGCGAATGTGACGTGGACTGTCAATGGAGTACCG GTGAACGCCAGTTTCATAACAAATATAACGGGCAAACTTGGTGACAATCAGCAGATAATGACTATCGCAGGATTGGACTTCGAAATTGTACCAGATAGCTTTAGTAACGGCAGACTGCATATTATTTGTCACGCTAACGTCTTTCATTTGTATACAAGACAGGCTGATGTTTTCTCAATCGAGGAACGCCCCCGCTTGGAATCTGTGCTAGGAACTCGGGAATATTCTTATATCG gGAGCGCAACGAAACACATCGAGGGATGGTTCTACTTTAATCTTGCAATCACGCTGTTACTGTCCAACCTGAGATAA
- the Pfdn5 gene encoding prefoldin 5, whose protein sequence is MSGTAATETPHLEQIDLTTFNLPQLTLMKQELDQELSVFQDSWQTLKMAQSKYKESGSCLEKFTPSIRGNEILVPLTGSMYVVGKLADTSTVLVDIGTGYYAQKSISDAKDYFNGRVTYVTEQMEKIQELRHDKSKIRDITADVIEMKLQSQMQKEVAEQA, encoded by the exons atgtcGGGGACTGCCGCGACAGAGACGCCACATTTAGAACAAATTGATCTAACAACCTTCAATCTGCCGCAACTTACGTTAATGAAGCAGGAATTAGATCAAGAACTCAGTGTCTTTCAAGACTCATGGCAAACATTGAAGATGGCTCAGAGTAAATATAAAGAATCCGGATCATGCCTTGAGAAATTTACTCCATCGATTCGGG GTAATGAGATCCTTGTACCATTAACTGGATCCATGTATGTCGTTGGGAAGCTGGCAGACACGAGTACTGTCCTGGTCGACATCGGAACTGGTTACTACGCTCAGAAGAGTATCTCGGACGCGAAGGATTATTTTAATGGAAGAGTAACTTATGTTACGGAACAGATGGAAAAGATCCAAGAGCTGCGCCACGacaaaagtaaaataagagacATAACGGCGGACGTGATAGAAATGAAACTTCAAAGTCAAATGCAAAAAGAGGTTGCCGAACAGGCATAA